AAGGCGGCGCGTTCGAAGATGTTCACGGGATCCACCACCTGCACGACCTCGTCGGCCTGCACGTAGGTGCTGAGCATTTTTTTGATCTGCGGCTCGTAGTCGCGATAGTCGATCTCCTCGGCGTAGCGAAGCTTGATCGCCGCGCGCACGCGCTGGAAGAAGACCGCGTCGCGCTTGTAGCGTTCGATCGTGGCCGGAGCGGTGGCGTCGAGCCACGGCAGCGAGGTCAGGGCGATTTTCAGCAGCCGGCAAAACCGTGACAACCGGCCGTAAAACTCCTCGCGCTTGAGCGGATCCGCGAGCGCCACCTCGTAGGCTTCCTCGTCACTCGCGTTGGAGACGTCGCGGAACAGGTCCCACACGGCGTCGTGGCAGGCGGGCAGGCGCTTGAGTTCCTCGAGGACGTTGGCGAGCGCGCCGTCGAGGTCGTCGGCATCGAATTTGCCTTCGAGGGAGCTGTAGAGTTCGAGCGCTTCGTTCAGTTCAGTGATGACGCCGTAGTAGTCGAGGATGTGGCCGAAGTCCTTGCCGGGGTGCAAGCGGTTCACTCGCGCGATGGCTTGGAGCAGGTTGTGCCCCTCGAGCTTTCGGGCGATGTAGAGCACGATGTTGCGCGGAGCGTCGAAGCCGGTGAGCAGCTTGTTCACCACGATTATGATATCGGGCGTCTCACCGTGCTTGAATCCTTTGATCAGCGCCCGGTTGTATTCCTTCTCGTTGCCGAAGCGCCGCATCATCTCGTTCCAGAATTGCTGCACGCTCTCGTCCGCGGGCTCGTCGTCCGCGCTCTCCCGATCGTCAGGCGCCGAAATCAGCACCGCGGAAGTCACCTGGCCGAATTGGTCGAGGAAGCGCTTGAGCAGGAGCGCCTCCTTTTTGCCCGGCGCGGCCAGCTGGCCTTTGAAACCCGAGCCCTGCCACGTCCGGGAAAAGTGCTGCGACACGTCCCAAGCGATCAGGTAGAGCCGGCTTTCGAGGCGGTTGAGTTCGTCGCGGGAGGCGAACTTCCGCTTCAAGTCCGCGCGCTGTTCGGGGGTGAGGCCGGCGCACATGGCGTCGAACATCCGGTCCACGGCGGGCTGATTCACGTCCTGCATGACGTGGCGGCCCTCGTAGAGGAGCGGCACGACGGCTTCGTCGGCGACGGCGTCGCGAATGGTGTAGGCCGGCTCGATGAAGCCGCCGAAGTGTCGCGCCGTGTTCTTCTCCTCCTTCATCAGCGGCGTGCCGGTGAAACCGATGAAGCACGCGCGCGGCAGCGCCTGGCGCATCTGGAGATGGGCTTCGCCGTAGTGGCTGCGATGGCTCTCGTCCACGAGGACGAAGAGATCGGCGTCTTCGTTGCGGACGACATCCTTGCCGCGCGCGGCGGTTTCGAACTTGTCGAGCACCGTCGTGATGACCGACACCCGGTCGTCGGCGAGCAACTCGGCGAGGTGCCGCCCGGTGCGCGCCTGCACGGGGTCCTTGCCGCACTGGTGAAACGTCTTCCAGATCTGCTCGTCGAGATCGACGCGGTCGGTGACGAGGACGATGCGCGGATTGGGAATGCCTTCCTCGAGCGCGAGCGCCTTGCCGAGCATGACCATGGTGAGCGATTTGCCGGAGCCCTGCGTGTGCCAGACCACGCCGCCTTTGCGCCGGCCGTCCGGATCGCGCTGCCGGATGCGCTCCAGCGTGCGGCGAACGGTGAAATACTGCTGGTAACGCGCGATTTTTTTCACCGTGCCGCCTTCGTCGAAGACGATGAAGCGCTGCGTGAGTTCGATCAGGCGCTCGGGCCGGCAGAGCGCGTGGAGCAGGCGATCCTGCCCCGTGACGGCGCGCGGGGCCGCCGCCAAGGTCTCGAAGTGCGCGCGCGCGTAGGCGAACTGCCCGCGGAACAGCTTCTCGTGCTCCGCGCGGCGCGGCGGCTGGTTGACGAGCGCGTGGAGCGCGGCCTCGTCGTGCTCCTCCTTCCACTTGGCCCAGAATTTCGGCGGCGTGCCGGTGGTGGCGTAGCTGCCGTCGTTCTTGTTCACGGCGAGCAGGAGCTGCGCGTAGAGAAAGAGGTGCGGGATCTCGGCATCCTCCTGGTTGCGGCGCTGCTGGCGGACGGCGGCGGCGACGGCGTCCTTGGCGTCGGGCCGCTTGCACTCGATGACGATGAACGGGATGCCGTTGACGAAGCACACGATGTCGGGCCGGCGCGTCTCGTGACTGGCGGTGCGGGCGACTTCGAACTCGGCAGTGACGTGGAAGACGTTGTTGCGCGGGTGCTCCCAGTCGACGTAGCGCACGGTGTGACCCTTGGTCTCGCCGTCCACGGTCTGGTCCACGCTCTTGCCGAGGGTGAGCAGGTCGTAGATTTTCTCGCTGGTGCGGCCGAGGCCGTCGTTGACGGGCTGGTTGCGCAGGGCCTCGACGGCGGTGGCGATGGCGTCGTCGGTGAACGGCCGCTCGCGCCCTTTGGTGCGCACGCGATTGAGGCGGCGCAGCTGGGCGGCCAGCACTTGTTCGAGCAGCACGCGGCCGGTCTTGCCGCTGCGCTCGACGGCCACTTCCTCGGGGCTCACGTAGGTGTAGCCGAGCTGTTGGAGCAACTGGACCGCCGGGATCTGGCTGATGTGGTCTTCCTGGACGGGCGGCGGGGTCATGACGGAGACGGGTTGGCGGTCGGGGCGGCGGGCGGCACGCGCCACGAGTGCGGGCAGACGACGAATTTCCCGCTCGGCAGGCGGACGGCTTCGGGAAACTGGTTTTGCGCGTAGCTTTCCCGGCTGAGGGTGAACGAAGCCGGCACGAGTCGCGCCAGCTCCTTGTTCTTTCGGTCGAAAGGAAAGCCGAAGCGCAGGCGTTTGCCGGGAAACAGCTCCTGGAAAACGGGCACGACCGGCGCGTAGTCGGCGTCGCCCGAGACGATGATGGC
This window of the Candidatus Didemnitutus sp. genome carries:
- a CDS encoding type I restriction endonuclease subunit R, with product MTPPPVQEDHISQIPAVQLLQQLGYTYVSPEEVAVERSGKTGRVLLEQVLAAQLRRLNRVRTKGRERPFTDDAIATAVEALRNQPVNDGLGRTSEKIYDLLTLGKSVDQTVDGETKGHTVRYVDWEHPRNNVFHVTAEFEVARTASHETRRPDIVCFVNGIPFIVIECKRPDAKDAVAAAVRQQRRNQEDAEIPHLFLYAQLLLAVNKNDGSYATTGTPPKFWAKWKEEHDEAALHALVNQPPRRAEHEKLFRGQFAYARAHFETLAAAPRAVTGQDRLLHALCRPERLIELTQRFIVFDEGGTVKKIARYQQYFTVRRTLERIRQRDPDGRRKGGVVWHTQGSGKSLTMVMLGKALALEEGIPNPRIVLVTDRVDLDEQIWKTFHQCGKDPVQARTGRHLAELLADDRVSVITTVLDKFETAARGKDVVRNEDADLFVLVDESHRSHYGEAHLQMRQALPRACFIGFTGTPLMKEEKNTARHFGGFIEPAYTIRDAVADEAVVPLLYEGRHVMQDVNQPAVDRMFDAMCAGLTPEQRADLKRKFASRDELNRLESRLYLIAWDVSQHFSRTWQGSGFKGQLAAPGKKEALLLKRFLDQFGQVTSAVLISAPDDRESADDEPADESVQQFWNEMMRRFGNEKEYNRALIKGFKHGETPDIIIVVNKLLTGFDAPRNIVLYIARKLEGHNLLQAIARVNRLHPGKDFGHILDYYGVITELNEALELYSSLEGKFDADDLDGALANVLEELKRLPACHDAVWDLFRDVSNASDEEAYEVALADPLKREEFYGRLSRFCRLLKIALTSLPWLDATAPATIERYKRDAVFFQRVRAAIKLRYAEEIDYRDYEPQIKKMLSTYVQADEVVQVVDPVNIFERAAFAREIDAMKSPRAKADVIVHRTKRTITEKMDEDPFFYRKFSTLLSQAIEDYHQARLTEAQYLARVTEIMQQVRDGRRDDAPAALRERDLARAFYGALKEQLAESVRASAATHVEEDPAPYSGHRPTPRVEEILAEAACEIERIITRHAVVRWRENVDAQNRMRNEMDDFLYRLQDERGFKLTLVQMDAIVETSLRIARNRTQDV